From Cenarchaeum symbiont of Oopsacas minuta, one genomic window encodes:
- a CDS encoding homoserine dehydrogenase, protein MLLYFMRIILCGFGVVGQSLAHLFESRAEELYDMYGLRPRIVGVFDSGGGASQSSGLDPRKLVNVKKSKGTVGSYGAKTIGGLDMIESVDADVLVEMTASNYKNAEPGLGHIMTAMRRGMHVVSVNKGPLALAFPSLLELAEHNGVKLRFSGTVGGGTPILDYAKNSLRGERITSFSGILNGTTNYILSNMTDGMSFKDALSDAKGRGYVEADETLDLDGFDAAAKLTILANWIMGQRVTLPDIDRTGIRKVDVSSVKNAAKNNSAIKLVASCDSVLRVSPVEILVDDPLCVNGTLNAISFTSEHSGTQTIIGRGAGGTETASSILRDLLDIRRSTSEE, encoded by the coding sequence ATGTTGCTATATTTCATGCGCATAATACTGTGTGGTTTTGGAGTCGTGGGACAAAGTCTTGCACATCTCTTTGAATCAAGAGCTGAAGAGCTCTATGATATGTATGGTCTGCGTCCTCGTATAGTAGGTGTCTTTGACAGCGGAGGTGGAGCATCTCAAAGTTCAGGATTGGATCCTAGAAAACTCGTAAACGTAAAAAAATCAAAGGGTACTGTTGGATCATATGGTGCAAAAACTATAGGCGGATTAGATATGATAGAGTCAGTTGATGCAGATGTTCTAGTAGAGATGACTGCAAGCAATTACAAGAATGCAGAACCTGGTTTAGGGCACATCATGACTGCAATGAGACGTGGTATGCATGTTGTATCTGTAAACAAAGGACCGTTAGCTTTGGCATTTCCATCTTTGTTAGAGCTTGCAGAGCATAACGGAGTAAAGCTCAGATTTAGTGGAACAGTCGGAGGTGGAACTCCCATACTAGATTATGCAAAGAATAGTTTACGAGGTGAGCGAATAACTTCGTTCTCTGGAATATTGAATGGAACTACAAACTATATACTTTCAAACATGACAGATGGAATGTCGTTTAAAGACGCATTATCGGATGCAAAAGGACGTGGATATGTAGAAGCTGATGAAACACTTGATCTTGATGGTTTTGATGCTGCAGCAAAACTTACCATACTTGCAAATTGGATAATGGGTCAGCGTGTTACACTGCCAGACATTGACAGAACAGGCATACGCAAAGTCGATGTTTCTAGTGTAAAGAATGCAGCAAAAAACAATTCAGCTATAAAGCTTGTTGCATCTTGTGATAGCGTACTACGTGTATCACCTGTAGAGATACTAGTAGACGATCCATTGTGTGTCAACGGTACTTTAAACGCAATATCATTTACCTCAGAACATTCTGGAACTCAGACCATCATAGGTAGAGGTGCAGGTGGAACAGAGACTGCAAGTTCTATTCTTCGAGATCTTTTGGATATACGTAGGTCGACATCAGAAGAATGA
- a CDS encoding RNA-binding protein: MKSNPISKSESIQTLREISSQWGIELPKTKNLMVYHITDDALFISGDGLKALKIGKTYVPFLTYTIILEKFPRIIVDMGAIKFVCNGANIMRPGVTKFSGEFESGKLVCIAEESKNTFLSVGKALVSSSDARTMKKGHILENLHYVSDKYWDIGRQIYN, from the coding sequence ATGAAGTCAAACCCCATATCCAAGAGTGAATCGATACAGACTTTACGCGAAATATCTTCACAGTGGGGAATTGAACTACCAAAGACGAAAAACCTCATGGTTTACCATATTACAGATGACGCATTATTCATCTCCGGTGATGGTCTAAAAGCTCTAAAGATTGGAAAAACGTACGTGCCGTTTCTAACATATACTATAATACTTGAGAAATTTCCACGTATCATAGTTGACATGGGGGCAATCAAATTCGTATGTAATGGTGCAAACATTATGCGACCTGGTGTTACCAAATTTTCAGGCGAGTTTGAATCTGGTAAACTTGTATGCATTGCAGAAGAATCAAAGAACACGTTTCTTTCTGTCGGCAAAGCATTGGTTTCAAGCTCAGATGCACGTACAATGAAAAAAGGACATATTTTGGAAAACCTACACTATGTATCAGATAAATACTGGGACATTGGAAGACAAATTTACAACTAG
- a CDS encoding proteasome endopeptidase complex subunit (psmB, prcB) yields the protein MYMPGATAVGITFTDGIVFASERRIAYGNFLVSKNTKKTFQITKYVGAACAGLVADMQLLSLQISALAKIRRMDLQREVPPNTIAKMMSNMMYERRYFPLLTQVIVGGVVDKPILYTLDPLGSVLPDEYAAVGTGAEMALGVLDPGFKQGLSEQEAVEMATKAVHSATMRDSFSGDGIDLMVIDKNGIKIPKITA from the coding sequence ATGTATATGCCAGGTGCTACGGCAGTGGGTATTACATTTACAGACGGAATCGTCTTTGCTAGTGAAAGGCGTATAGCGTATGGGAATTTTCTTGTGAGTAAAAATACAAAAAAGACATTCCAAATTACAAAATATGTTGGTGCAGCATGTGCTGGCCTAGTAGCCGATATGCAGCTGCTCTCACTACAGATATCTGCTTTGGCAAAGATACGTCGTATGGATCTGCAAAGAGAGGTTCCACCAAATACCATCGCAAAGATGATGTCAAATATGATGTATGAACGTAGATACTTTCCACTCTTGACACAAGTTATCGTAGGCGGCGTAGTCGACAAACCAATATTATACACACTAGATCCACTAGGTTCTGTATTGCCAGATGAATATGCTGCAGTTGGCACGGGAGCAGAGATGGCACTTGGAGTACTTGATCCTGGATTCAAACAAGGACTCTCAGAGCAAGAGGCAGTAGAAATGGCAACAAAGGCAGTACACTCTGCAACAATGCGCGATTCGTTTAGTGGTGATGGAATAGACTTGATGGTAATAGACAAAAATGGAATCAAAATACCAAAGATAACTGCCTAG
- a CDS encoding DoxX family protein — protein MHMTQAEIGTGKLSDLVFCGIRVSIGIIFLLHGIAKLGNEMFIGWMSTFGISPEMAMIIAIAEIVPGILLIFGVLSRLASSILAIIMVAAIFIVKGATSITGEQGIEFDLVLLAGVLVIAIAGPGRLSISHVIKKIPRSLH, from the coding sequence ATGCACATGACTCAAGCAGAGATCGGCACAGGTAAACTATCAGACTTGGTGTTTTGTGGGATTCGAGTATCCATTGGCATTATATTTTTGTTGCACGGTATAGCAAAATTGGGTAACGAGATGTTTATTGGTTGGATGTCCACGTTTGGTATCAGTCCCGAGATGGCCATGATTATAGCCATAGCTGAGATTGTCCCTGGAATTTTGCTAATATTTGGAGTTTTATCTAGACTAGCTTCTAGCATACTTGCCATCATCATGGTGGCTGCAATATTCATCGTAAAGGGTGCAACTAGTATTACAGGAGAACAAGGTATAGAGTTTGATCTAGTGCTACTTGCAGGAGTATTGGTAATTGCAATTGCAGGACCTGGTAGATTATCCATATCACATGTCATAAAGAAAATACCAAGATCATTACACTAG
- a CDS encoding Peptidase M20 produces the protein MNPDSYIDKNMPSMISELQNLVAQPSVSATGKGIEKCAKLVAASLKRSGIHSEILRLDNVAPLVYGHVISKKNPKKTLLFYNHYDVQPAEPLDKWTYPPFGRTVKGKKVYGRGSSDDKGELVARIKAVESLLKTKGDLPCSIKFVIEGEEETGSAHIEKYLKKYKKKFSCNAVIWEFGFVDSNDLPVVSLGMKGMLFAEFTARGPNMDAHSSLAVLIKNPAWRLLEALQTMRASDGRVLIDDWYKDAKKFTAHDLKLITDEPFDERAFKKEYGIREFVGGRRGTDVKAQLVGGATCNIAGILSGYTGKGAKTILPSMATAKVDFRLVPGMSPTKQRTRLLKHLKSRGFSDIQVKIYHSEAASRTNPDDKFVTTVCNAADSAFGGHILSISSAGTGPMHQFASTLKSPCVSIGCTHIFARIHSPNEYARKDLLNKAAKCMSKIIQNFA, from the coding sequence ATGAACCCTGATTCATACATTGACAAAAACATGCCCTCGATGATCTCTGAGCTGCAAAATCTAGTAGCACAACCAAGTGTATCTGCAACTGGTAAAGGAATAGAAAAATGTGCAAAATTGGTAGCAGCATCGTTAAAGCGTTCTGGAATACATTCTGAGATATTGCGTTTAGATAATGTTGCACCACTAGTATACGGCCATGTAATATCAAAGAAAAATCCAAAAAAAACGTTATTGTTTTACAACCATTATGATGTGCAACCTGCCGAACCACTTGATAAATGGACTTATCCTCCCTTTGGTCGTACAGTAAAAGGCAAAAAGGTGTATGGGAGAGGATCCTCTGATGATAAAGGAGAGCTTGTGGCACGCATAAAAGCTGTAGAATCTCTACTAAAGACCAAAGGTGATCTACCGTGTAGCATAAAATTTGTCATAGAAGGAGAAGAAGAGACAGGTAGCGCACACATTGAAAAGTATTTGAAAAAATACAAGAAAAAATTCTCATGCAATGCAGTAATCTGGGAGTTTGGTTTTGTAGACTCTAACGACCTACCAGTGGTAAGCCTTGGAATGAAGGGCATGCTGTTTGCAGAATTTACCGCACGCGGACCAAATATGGATGCACATTCTAGCCTTGCAGTGTTGATAAAAAATCCTGCTTGGCGTCTATTAGAGGCATTACAGACCATGCGAGCCTCAGATGGAAGAGTGCTTATCGATGACTGGTACAAGGATGCAAAAAAATTCACCGCACATGATCTAAAATTAATCACCGATGAACCATTTGATGAACGTGCGTTCAAAAAAGAGTATGGCATACGTGAGTTTGTTGGTGGTAGACGTGGAACAGATGTCAAAGCACAGCTAGTGGGCGGAGCAACATGCAACATTGCAGGAATCTTGTCTGGTTATACTGGCAAAGGTGCAAAGACCATACTGCCTTCAATGGCTACGGCAAAAGTGGACTTTCGACTAGTGCCTGGAATGAGTCCTACAAAACAACGCACTCGTCTTTTAAAACATCTCAAATCACGAGGATTTTCAGACATCCAGGTAAAGATTTACCATTCAGAAGCTGCATCACGTACAAACCCTGATGACAAATTTGTCACAACAGTCTGTAATGCAGCTGACTCTGCCTTTGGAGGTCATATTCTAAGTATCTCTAGTGCTGGAACAGGTCCGATGCACCAGTTTGCATCCACCTTAAAGTCACCATGTGTATCAATAGGATGCACTCACATATTTGCACGAATACATTCGCCAAACGAGTATGCGCGAAAAGATTTACTCAACAAAGCTGCTAAATGTATGTCTAAAATAATACAAAATTTTGCCTAG
- a CDS encoding carbohydrate kinase, with amino-acid sequence MVSTKLTTSIVKEFIPPRSQNSHKGDNGKILILGGSYIYHGAPILASLAALRCGTDLVYTAVPKINSQATRAASPNLIVIPLADQKLTRGATRKLLGQIPIGIDSAAIGMGLAIQERGALILLIKTLVNSDVRLLLDASALVPEILPEVSGKNCALCPHAGEYERIFGRRVPNNFDDRVCEVEKMALKYNVVIALKGKTDIISDGRKTYHNLTNTPSMTVGGTGDVLSGITAGMLAKNRNIIQAVSAATFVNGLAGTRVQKQLGLHILATDVCDAIPYVMQPFDRIGDDK; translated from the coding sequence TTGGTTTCAACAAAACTGACAACATCTATAGTGAAAGAATTCATTCCTCCTAGATCTCAAAATTCACACAAAGGAGATAATGGAAAGATTTTGATACTTGGCGGCAGCTATATCTACCACGGTGCACCAATTTTGGCCTCACTTGCAGCATTACGCTGTGGAACAGATCTTGTATACACTGCAGTTCCAAAGATAAACTCACAAGCAACTCGCGCTGCATCTCCAAACCTTATTGTAATTCCACTCGCCGATCAAAAACTAACTCGTGGTGCTACACGAAAACTCTTAGGACAGATTCCAATAGGCATAGACTCGGCAGCTATTGGGATGGGGCTTGCCATACAAGAACGAGGTGCCTTGATACTGTTGATAAAGACACTTGTAAACTCTGATGTTAGACTCTTGTTGGATGCATCGGCATTGGTTCCAGAGATATTGCCAGAGGTGTCTGGAAAAAACTGTGCACTTTGTCCACATGCAGGTGAATATGAACGAATATTCGGGCGCCGTGTACCTAACAACTTTGATGATAGAGTATGCGAAGTTGAAAAAATGGCTTTAAAATATAATGTTGTGATTGCACTAAAGGGTAAAACCGATATCATCTCTGATGGAAGAAAAACATATCATAACCTAACAAATACTCCATCCATGACAGTAGGAGGAACTGGAGATGTCTTGTCAGGAATTACAGCTGGCATGCTTGCTAAAAACCGCAACATAATTCAGGCAGTATCTGCGGCTACATTTGTAAATGGACTAGCTGGTACTAGAGTGCAAAAACAGCTTGGATTGCACATACTGGCCACAGATGTGTGCGATGCAATACCGTACGTAATGCAACCTTTTGATAGAATAGGTGATGACAAATGA
- a CDS encoding tRNA methyltransferase complex GCD14 subunit — translation MDKIKRGSDVLFYYNSGKKWLVKLQKSGNLHTHIGIISHEKAVGKKYGSRLVTNKEKYVYLFKPTAYDYVMKMQHGTQIVYPKDLGYIAARTGLTSGQIVLEIGTGSGALTGFAAGIVKPRGKVYTFDVDEKFMAIAAKNIDRAGVTKYVIMKNHDIKRSRDITVPAADVAIVDLGDPWIVVPQIRKMLKDSGAFVAICPTMNQLEKLAMALTQNEFADIECTEHIIRTIEAREGKTRHSFQGIGHTTYLCIARKAYFNSTRRTIAKKTSSDKKTQSSKNK, via the coding sequence GTGGATAAAATAAAACGAGGATCTGATGTACTCTTTTACTATAACTCTGGAAAAAAATGGCTGGTAAAACTGCAAAAATCTGGCAACTTGCACACGCACATTGGAATCATATCTCATGAAAAGGCAGTGGGAAAAAAGTATGGAAGTAGATTGGTAACAAATAAAGAAAAATACGTATATCTCTTCAAACCTACAGCATACGATTATGTGATGAAGATGCAACATGGAACACAGATTGTATATCCCAAAGATCTCGGATACATTGCAGCAAGAACTGGATTGACTAGTGGTCAAATTGTACTTGAAATAGGAACTGGCAGTGGTGCACTAACTGGATTTGCTGCTGGAATTGTAAAACCAAGAGGCAAGGTATACACATTTGACGTTGATGAAAAATTCATGGCAATAGCTGCAAAAAACATAGATCGTGCAGGTGTCACAAAATACGTGATAATGAAAAACCATGACATAAAGAGATCACGTGATATAACAGTACCAGCAGCTGATGTGGCAATAGTAGACTTGGGTGATCCTTGGATCGTGGTGCCACAAATACGCAAGATGTTAAAAGATAGTGGAGCATTTGTTGCCATTTGTCCGACTATGAACCAACTTGAAAAACTCGCAATGGCATTAACACAAAATGAGTTTGCTGATATTGAATGTACAGAGCACATAATACGTACAATAGAGGCTAGAGAAGGAAAAACACGTCATTCATTTCAAGGAATAGGTCATACGACATATCTCTGCATTGCAAGAAAGGCGTATTTTAACTCCACTCGACGTACCATTGCTAAAAAAACATCTAGTGACAAAAAGACCCAATCATCTAAAAACAAATAA
- a CDS encoding arginine--tRNA ligase encodes MSFELLLDEIASNVKIILDENNIGDAKFQISLAKPGFGDASCNVSFLLTGRLKKSPYEIAKDLAESYTKKFTDGLVHHVSAHTSGYLNFKADWEKLGTLVLQNSTKPEYGSGLPCGKITIEHTSVNPNKALHIGHVRNIVVGDTISRILEKFGYNVCILNYVDDSGLQIAELLYGFMHLGMSLDPPENKKFDHYCGDDVYVRVNQEIDKDPNVALECAHILKMMEDPNTDEAKMACKITRRVLDAQLETCWALQARYNCINFESHIMHSGMWDESFTKLKDMKLVEFEDKGDNLGCWVVRGEKNDADKVLVRKNGTATYMAKDIPYAAWKLGLVKDPFGYSKYPTLCGETMWQTNLNGEKISKDFASEKVITVIDSRQARLQKIVARLMDKFKSNDGAYVHLGYESVTLSTQTAESLGTKIKSGRVQMSGRKGVYVNADTVLKSLRDRTVQETIKRNPDMSRDDVERTSKDIAVATIRYEMIRQDLDKIITFDASRSLSLEGDTASYIQYTHARALRILERYDKTLDVSAKHTIRWGMHEQELLRQIGIFATFVRDASENLSPKTMARYCHRLAMTFNSFYENVRVLDSDNPIDVNSRVCLVFSFSCVLRTALGLLGITAPKRM; translated from the coding sequence ATGAGCTTTGAACTATTACTTGATGAGATTGCATCAAATGTAAAAATAATCCTAGACGAGAATAATATAGGAGATGCAAAGTTTCAGATCTCTCTAGCAAAACCTGGATTTGGTGATGCTTCATGCAACGTCTCTTTTCTTCTTACTGGACGTCTTAAAAAAAGCCCATATGAAATTGCCAAAGATCTTGCAGAGTCGTATACAAAAAAATTTACAGACGGTCTTGTGCATCACGTATCTGCACATACGTCTGGTTATCTGAATTTTAAAGCCGACTGGGAAAAACTTGGTACACTCGTACTACAAAATTCCACAAAGCCCGAATATGGTTCAGGTTTACCATGTGGTAAAATAACTATAGAGCATACTAGCGTAAACCCAAACAAGGCTCTACATATAGGACATGTGAGAAATATAGTTGTAGGAGATACTATATCGCGTATACTAGAAAAATTTGGATATAATGTATGTATACTAAACTATGTAGATGACTCTGGACTACAAATTGCTGAACTGCTTTATGGATTTATGCACCTTGGCATGAGTCTTGATCCACCAGAGAATAAAAAATTCGACCATTATTGTGGTGATGATGTTTATGTGCGAGTAAACCAAGAGATCGATAAAGATCCTAATGTAGCTCTAGAATGTGCACATATTCTCAAAATGATGGAAGATCCAAACACCGATGAAGCAAAAATGGCCTGCAAGATAACAAGACGAGTGCTTGACGCACAACTTGAAACGTGTTGGGCATTACAGGCACGATACAACTGTATCAACTTTGAATCACACATAATGCATTCGGGTATGTGGGATGAATCTTTTACAAAATTAAAAGATATGAAACTTGTAGAGTTTGAAGATAAAGGTGATAATTTAGGATGCTGGGTAGTGAGAGGAGAAAAAAATGATGCTGACAAAGTTTTGGTGCGCAAAAATGGAACAGCAACATATATGGCAAAAGATATCCCATACGCTGCTTGGAAACTTGGTCTAGTAAAAGATCCTTTTGGATATTCCAAATATCCTACTTTATGTGGAGAAACGATGTGGCAGACAAACCTGAATGGTGAAAAAATATCTAAAGACTTTGCATCTGAAAAAGTCATAACTGTAATAGATTCACGGCAGGCTAGGTTACAAAAGATTGTTGCTAGATTGATGGACAAATTCAAGTCAAATGATGGTGCATATGTGCACCTTGGATACGAGTCTGTAACACTTAGTACTCAGACTGCTGAATCACTTGGTACAAAGATCAAGAGTGGACGAGTACAAATGTCTGGTAGAAAAGGCGTATACGTGAATGCCGACACGGTGTTAAAGTCGTTAAGAGACCGTACAGTACAGGAGACGATAAAACGTAATCCTGACATGAGTAGAGATGATGTTGAACGTACATCCAAAGACATAGCAGTTGCAACCATACGATACGAAATGATACGACAAGATTTGGATAAAATCATAACATTTGATGCATCAAGATCGTTGAGTTTAGAAGGAGATACTGCATCATACATACAGTATACACACGCACGTGCTTTACGCATACTAGAACGCTATGATAAGACATTAGATGTGTCTGCAAAACATACTATACGATGGGGTATGCATGAACAAGAACTGCTACGCCAGATTGGAATATTTGCAACTTTTGTACGTGATGCATCTGAAAACCTCTCTCCAAAGACGATGGCACGTTATTGTCATAGATTGGCTATGACATTTAATTCATTTTATGAAAACGTTCGAGTACTAGATTCAGATAATCCCATTGATGTAAACTCTCGCGTATGCCTTGTTTTTTCATTCTCCTGTGTACTGCGAACTGCACTTGGACTTTTGGGAATTACTGCACCAAAACGCATGTAA
- a CDS encoding phosphoglycolate phosphatase, with translation MRRLTIAVDIDGTITENRGERIHLDALLSLRTVVDAGHNVIFVTGRSSIEGYILAVFGGMTKFCIGENGGCITFGDYTHKLLGKKLECITALKYLQNNMDNVKEKPVFQRMTEVVLERTFEIKHAVKLLDDAGYKVLLTDSQYAFHINSQGIDKGSGLRKAMRMLTVDPKDVIAIGDSATDVPMFAIAETSVALGNATEYVRSKASLTVDSKAGDGLIEVMDMIGPQMAGTIQ, from the coding sequence ATGAGAAGACTTACTATAGCAGTGGACATTGACGGCACAATTACCGAGAATAGAGGTGAGCGAATACATCTTGATGCACTCTTGTCTCTTCGAACAGTTGTAGATGCTGGTCATAATGTCATATTTGTAACTGGACGATCATCTATTGAAGGATACATACTTGCAGTATTTGGCGGAATGACAAAATTTTGTATAGGTGAAAACGGCGGATGCATTACTTTTGGAGATTATACTCACAAGCTTTTGGGGAAAAAATTAGAATGCATTACAGCATTAAAGTATCTACAGAATAACATGGATAACGTAAAGGAGAAACCTGTATTTCAAAGAATGACCGAGGTCGTACTAGAGCGTACCTTTGAGATAAAACATGCAGTCAAATTACTCGATGATGCTGGATACAAAGTTTTATTGACCGACAGCCAATACGCATTTCATATAAACTCACAAGGTATTGACAAGGGCTCTGGACTGAGAAAAGCTATGCGCATGCTCACAGTTGATCCAAAAGATGTGATTGCTATAGGAGATAGTGCAACTGACGTGCCAATGTTTGCCATAGCTGAGACTAGCGTTGCACTTGGAAATGCCACAGAATATGTACGATCAAAGGCTAGCTTGACAGTAGACTCAAAGGCAGGAGATGGACTAATTGAAGTAATGGATATGATCGGACCGCAGATGGCAGGGACTATACAATGA
- a CDS encoding small GTP-binding protein, translating to MGIPEKIKAIQDEMSKTQINKATEHHIGLLKAKIAKLRREQEEEHTKKKGAKTDGFDVRRAGDATVVLIGLPSVGKSTLLNRMTDARSTVGAFQFTTLTVVPGMMEYKGAQIQILDLPGIIKGASSGRGLGKRILSVARSADLVLLVLDVFQPYHEEVLTVELANIGIRLNQNPPNIVIEKTHTGGIAVAQQKKLTKTSEKFLKDILNLYGMTSARVVIREDVTSEQIIDHISGNKTYAKAITILNKIDLVDDAFLKNLKSQISKGYVSVSASSDDNIDILRDRIYEELQFIRIYMRPKGGQTDYKEPLIMRKYATIGNVCDKLHRRMRKAFRYGMVWGDSAKFGGQRVGISHMLQDGDVLTIVKTK from the coding sequence ATGGGAATTCCAGAAAAGATAAAAGCGATCCAAGATGAGATGTCAAAGACACAGATAAACAAAGCCACCGAACACCATATTGGACTGTTAAAGGCAAAGATTGCCAAGCTTCGTAGAGAGCAAGAAGAAGAACATACCAAAAAGAAAGGTGCAAAGACGGATGGTTTTGATGTAAGAAGAGCTGGAGATGCAACAGTAGTCTTAATTGGTCTACCTAGTGTAGGCAAATCCACATTACTCAACCGCATGACTGATGCAAGATCAACTGTTGGCGCGTTCCAATTTACAACACTAACTGTTGTACCAGGTATGATGGAATACAAAGGAGCACAGATACAGATACTCGATCTACCTGGAATAATAAAAGGCGCTTCTAGTGGAAGAGGACTTGGGAAGAGAATTCTGTCTGTGGCACGAAGTGCAGATTTGGTTCTCCTTGTGTTGGATGTATTTCAACCATATCATGAAGAAGTTCTCACAGTAGAACTTGCAAACATCGGAATAAGGTTGAATCAAAATCCACCAAATATTGTAATTGAAAAAACCCATACAGGAGGTATTGCAGTCGCACAACAAAAAAAACTTACAAAGACTAGTGAAAAATTCCTAAAAGATATTCTAAATCTTTATGGAATGACTAGTGCACGCGTCGTAATACGCGAAGATGTAACTTCTGAACAGATAATAGATCACATATCTGGAAATAAAACTTATGCAAAAGCTATTACCATATTAAACAAGATCGATCTTGTTGATGATGCGTTTCTCAAAAATCTAAAGTCGCAGATCTCCAAAGGTTATGTAAGTGTCTCTGCAAGCTCTGATGACAATATCGACATACTTCGCGATCGCATATATGAAGAATTACAGTTTATTCGCATATACATGCGTCCAAAGGGAGGTCAAACAGACTATAAAGAGCCACTAATAATGAGAAAGTATGCCACAATAGGAAATGTCTGCGACAAGTTACACCGCAGGATGAGAAAGGCGTTTAGATATGGCATGGTGTGGGGCGATAGTGCAAAATTTGGTGGACAACGTGTAGGAATAAGTCATATGCTACAAGATGGAGATGTTTTGACCATAGTAAAGACAAAATAA